One region of Primulina tabacum isolate GXHZ01 chromosome 17, ASM2559414v2, whole genome shotgun sequence genomic DNA includes:
- the LOC142531779 gene encoding PHD finger protein MALE MEIOCYTE DEATH 1 — protein MEPPFLGFHTNRKNPKKFYGFHTFAEPGCPVSLKGAFRDNVRHFLRECAGLEDYDVEGMPVWCTFLVYESKGVVLPLFTVEENVKHSNRPFCDYCRCAGWSNHFVSKRKYHFIIPVDNEWNKSLDDGAFDLQSHLLHGLIHCNGFGHLLCINGIEGGSKIICGRELMDLWDRICTSFRARKISVEDLSKKHMMDLRLLYGVAYGHSWFGTWKYQFCHGSFGVKWHNYEKAINILSLLELDQVIDDFSFTNGCTFIKQIIHRYRNLSEASLVTVRDLFRFMLTLKMKTPAKKRATISAAISPCSGKNSRLFARVKACSWKISTGTPIKKCPFAKEKSSKCRKFSSLAANMDSRWPFRRLEHVADVIVDALKEKREANKGCRIGMTRQEVRDAVRLHVGDTGLIDHVLKAMNNVIVGKYVVRRAVNRSTKVLEYSIQDLNSVKFGESLATVPKTIHTFGKVPGRNVYEDLYLFYTCLFRDYPESDSVQLAVQIVLCSKHFVKEWHFRDEEDDLLRFVCRLTTSLLDLNTELFPDFPPQEFIVVPPYSTIGDLKLSVQNALRDTYFVTERLVVTDVVELEGMVDDEVLFGIIESGSELSVRGFGLDGDSDLRYEGGAENWTVRCKCGAEDDDGERMVSCDICEIWQHTRCNGVEDTDTAPRLFVCDICCSNLAPVQTQCGLGFEWDQSYKVPMLLPHMPDLSMGSLYCK, from the exons ATGGAGCCTCCATTTCTCGGTTTTCACACGAACAGAAAGAATCCCAAAAAGTTTTATGGCTTCCACACGTTCGCGGAACCGGGCTGCCCCGTCTCTCTGAAAGGTGCCTTTCGCGATAACGTTCGCCACTTTCTTCGAGAATGTGCGGGGCTCGAGGATTACGACGTGGAGGGAATGCCCGTTTGGTGTACATTTTTGGTGTATGAGAGCAAGGGCGTTGTACTTCCTCTGTTTACAGTTGAAGAAAATGTGAAGCATTCTAACAGGCCCTTCTGTGATTACTGCCGCTGCGCTG GGTGGAGCAATCATTTCGTGTCAAAAAGAAAGTATCATTTTATAATTCCAGTTGATAATGAGTGGAATAAGTCACTTGACGATGGTGCTTTTGATCTTCAATCTCACCTCTTGCATGGTTTGATTCATTGCAATGGATTTGGGCATTTACTCTGCATTAATGGGATTGAAGGGGGTTCTAAGATCATCTGTGGTAGAGAACTCATGGATCTCTGGGACCGTATCTGCACAAGCTTTCGTGCTCG GAAAATCTCAGTGGAGGATTTGTCCAAGAAGCATATGATGGATCTCCGCCTGCTTTATGGAGTTGCTTATGGACATTCCTGGTTTGGTACATGGAAATACCAATTCTGTCATGGAAGCTTTGGCGTGAAGTGGCATAACTATGAAAAGGCTATAAATATTCTCAGCTTGTTAGAGCTGGATCAAGTAATTGATGATTTCAGTTTCACAAATGGATGCACGTTTATTAAACAGATTATCCACCGATACCGAAATCTTAGTGAGGCCAGCTTGGTTACAGTTCGAGATCTCTTCAGATTTATGCTAACTCTCAAGATGAAAACTCCTGCCAAAAAACGTGCAACCATTTCTGCAGCGATTTCACCATGTTCTGGGAAGAACTCGCGCCTTTTTGCACGGGTCAAGGCTTGTTCCTGGAAAATTTCCACCGGAACTCCTATTAAGAAGTGCCCCTTTGCAAAAGAAAAATCCTCCAAATGCAGAAAATTTTCCAGTCTTGCTGCTAATATGGATAGTAGATGGCCGTTTAGGAGACTCGAGCATGTTGCAGATGTCATTGTTGATGCCTTGAAAGAAAAGAGAGAAGCGAACAAAGGCTGCCGTATTGGGATGACCAGACAAGAGGTTCGTGATGCAGTCCGTCTCCATGTTGGTGATACAGGGTTGATAGATCATGTGCTGAAAGCCATGAATAATGTCATTGTTGGAAAGTACGTTGTTCGACGAGCTGTGAACCGATCCACTAAAGTGTTGGAATATAGCATTCAAGATCTCAACAGTGTCAAATTTGGGGAATCTCTAGCAACAGTTCCAAAGACGATTCATACATTTGGTAAAGTTCCTGGAAGAAACGTTTATGAAGATCTTTACTTGTTCTATACCTGTTTGTTCAGGGACTATCCGGAGTCTGATTCGGTGCAACTGGCTGTTCAAATCGTTCTCTGTAGTAAACATTTTGTGAAGGAGTGGCATTTTAGAGATGAAGAGGATGACTTATTAAGGTTTGTCTGCAGATTAACGACTAGTTTACTTGACTTAAATACCGAACTTTTTCCAGATTTTCCTCCCCAGGAGTTCATTGTAGTTCCACCCTACTCTACTATTGGTGATCTAAAGTTATCAGTGCAAAATGCGTTGAGGGACACTTACTTTGTGACAGAAAGACTAGTGGTGACTGATGTTGTGGAATTGGAGGGAATGGTGGATGATGAGGTTCTTTTTGGGATTATTGAGTCGGGTAGTGAGCTTTCAGTGAGGGGTTTTGGATTGGACGGTGACTCGGATTTGAGATACGAAGGGGGAGCTGAGAACTGGACAGTAAGATGCAAGTGTGGAGCTGAAGATGATGATGGAGAAAGAATGGTTTCATGCGACATATGTGAGATATGGCAGCATACTCGTTGCAATGGTGTCGAAGACACAGATACGGCGCCAAGATTGTTTGTATGTGATATTTGTTGCAGTAACCTTGCACCGGTACAGACACAATGTGGGCTTGGGTTCGAGTGGGATCAATCGTACAAGGTTCCAATGTTGCTACCCCATATGCCTGACCTTAGCATGGGGTCACTGTATTGTAAATAG